The following coding sequences are from one Salvia hispanica cultivar TCC Black 2014 chromosome 3, UniMelb_Shisp_WGS_1.0, whole genome shotgun sequence window:
- the LOC125210664 gene encoding putative lipid phosphate phosphatase 3, chloroplastic isoform X4, producing the protein MWQARDGAHTVRSHGVRVAKIHMHDWLILVLLGFLILSLNVIHPFYRFVGKDMMSDLKYPHKNNTVPFWAVVLAAVPLPIFIFLLFYLRQRDVYDLHASILGLLFSDLITGVITDAIKNAVGRPRPDFFWRCFPDGQDAYDRWGNVICHGDKHLIMHGHKSFPSGHTSWAFAGLGFLSLYLSGKIKVFDRRGHVAKLCLVVLPLLIASLVAVSRVDDYRHHWQDVFAGGLIGLVVATVCYLQFFPPPYHVNGWMTYAYLRVLEELRANMDNGQVNGQAAEVEIQPNQMNNNSAKAGTSSLPDEDIESGRR; encoded by the exons ATGTGGCAAGCGAGGGATGGAGCTCATACCGTGAGGTCTCATGGAGTCAGAGTAGCAAAGATACATATGCATGATTGGCTAATACTTGTGTTGCTTGGTTTTCTTATACTTAGTCTGAATGTCATCCATCCCTTTTATCGCTTTGTTGGGAAGGATATGATGTCCGATCTCAAATATCCTCATAAGAACAACACAGTTCCTTTTTGGGCTGTAGTG CTAGCTGCAGTTCCATTGCCGATTTTCATTTTCCTACTATTCTATCTTCGCCAAAGAGATGTATATGATCTTCATGCTTCCATTCTAG GACTCCTATTTTCTGACCTCATAACGGGGGTCATAACTGATGCGATAAAAAATGCGGTTGGCCGCCCTCGGCCTGACTTCTTTTGGCGATGCTTTCCAGATGGACAGGAT GCATACGATCGATGGGGAAATGTAATCTGCCATGGTGACAAACATCTCATAATGCATGGGCATAAGAGTTTTCCCAGTGGGCATACTTCAT GGGCATTTGCTGGCTTGGGCTTCTTGTCTCTATATTTATCAGGGAAGATAAAGGTGTTTGATCGCAGAGGCCATGTTGCCAAACTGTGCCTGGTTGTGCTCCCTCTACTCATTGCGTCTCTGGTTGCCGTTTCTCGTGTGGATGACTATCGGCACCACTGGCAGGATGTGTTCGCAGGAGGTTTGATAG GTCTAGTAGTTGCTACTGTCTGCTATTTGCAGTTCTTTCCACCTCCATATCATGTCAATG GTTGGATGACTTACGCCTACTTGCGCGTGTTGGAGGAGCTGAGAGCCAATATGGACAATGGTCAGGTCAACGGGCAGGCTGCCGAGGTCGAAATCCAGCCAAATCAAATGAACAACAATTCTGCCAAGGCTGGTACATCCAGCTTGCCAGATGAAGATATCGAATCTGGAAGAAGATAG
- the LOC125210664 gene encoding lipid phosphate phosphatase 2-like isoform X2 → MIINSFCVINSRILCFSIRRRNSGDRFSQLDSPLIGSNPHQSEMWQARDGAHTVRSHGVRVAKIHMHDWLILVLLGFLILSLNVIHPFYRFVGKDMMSDLKYPHKNNTVPFWAVVLAAVPLPIFIFLLFYLRQRDVYDLHASILGLLFSDLITGVITDAIKNAVGRPRPDFFWRCFPDGQDAYDRWGNVICHGDKHLIMHGHKSFPSGHTSWAFAGLGFLSLYLSGKIKVFDRRGHVAKLCLVVLPLLIASLVAVSRVDDYRHHWQDVFAGGLIGLVVATVCYLQFFPPPYHVNGWMTYAYLRVLEELRANMDNGQVNGQAAEVEIQPNQMNNNSAKAGTSSLPDEDIESGRR, encoded by the exons ATGATAATCAATTCGTTTTGTGTGATAAATTCACGAATTTTGTGCTTCTCGATTCGG AGGCGCAATTCCGGTGATAGGTTTTCTCAACTAGATTCTCCTTTGATCGGCTCCAACCCCCACCAG AGTGAAATGTGGCAAGCGAGGGATGGAGCTCATACCGTGAGGTCTCATGGAGTCAGAGTAGCAAAGATACATATGCATGATTGGCTAATACTTGTGTTGCTTGGTTTTCTTATACTTAGTCTGAATGTCATCCATCCCTTTTATCGCTTTGTTGGGAAGGATATGATGTCCGATCTCAAATATCCTCATAAGAACAACACAGTTCCTTTTTGGGCTGTAGTG CTAGCTGCAGTTCCATTGCCGATTTTCATTTTCCTACTATTCTATCTTCGCCAAAGAGATGTATATGATCTTCATGCTTCCATTCTAG GACTCCTATTTTCTGACCTCATAACGGGGGTCATAACTGATGCGATAAAAAATGCGGTTGGCCGCCCTCGGCCTGACTTCTTTTGGCGATGCTTTCCAGATGGACAGGAT GCATACGATCGATGGGGAAATGTAATCTGCCATGGTGACAAACATCTCATAATGCATGGGCATAAGAGTTTTCCCAGTGGGCATACTTCAT GGGCATTTGCTGGCTTGGGCTTCTTGTCTCTATATTTATCAGGGAAGATAAAGGTGTTTGATCGCAGAGGCCATGTTGCCAAACTGTGCCTGGTTGTGCTCCCTCTACTCATTGCGTCTCTGGTTGCCGTTTCTCGTGTGGATGACTATCGGCACCACTGGCAGGATGTGTTCGCAGGAGGTTTGATAG GTCTAGTAGTTGCTACTGTCTGCTATTTGCAGTTCTTTCCACCTCCATATCATGTCAATG GTTGGATGACTTACGCCTACTTGCGCGTGTTGGAGGAGCTGAGAGCCAATATGGACAATGGTCAGGTCAACGGGCAGGCTGCCGAGGTCGAAATCCAGCCAAATCAAATGAACAACAATTCTGCCAAGGCTGGTACATCCAGCTTGCCAGATGAAGATATCGAATCTGGAAGAAGATAG
- the LOC125209641 gene encoding uncharacterized protein LOC125209641, with protein MGSLQKLKFLATQCGVAGSPTRSPVIHLRRPRHCDRNDEERPVRVSRHKLKDLFVSSPPSFSERASENVGERLMPAAGGRRGGARSLSTAFRQRLLLRRAWRPVLVAIPE; from the coding sequence atggGGTCTCTGCAGAAGTTAAAATTCTTAGCAACCCAATGTGGCGTCGCTGGAAGCCCTACCCGGAGCCCCGTAATCCACCTCCGCCGCCCACGTCACTGCGATCGCAACGACGAAGAGCGCCCCGTCAGGGTCAGCCGCCACAAGCTGAAGGACTTGTTCGTGTCATCGCCGCCGTCATTCAGCGAGAGGGCGTCGGAGAATGTTGGGGAGAGACTGATGCCGGCGGCCGGAGGTAGAAGAGGTGGGGCCCGCTCGCTGTCGACGGCGTTTCGGCAACGGTTGCTGTTGAGGAGGGCTTGGCGGCCGGTACTTGTAGCCATACCTGAGTGA
- the LOC125210664 gene encoding lipid phosphate phosphatase 2-like isoform X1, translated as MPSLDSESNYCSRIFRASFKSQRRNSGDRFSQLDSPLIGSNPHQSEMWQARDGAHTVRSHGVRVAKIHMHDWLILVLLGFLILSLNVIHPFYRFVGKDMMSDLKYPHKNNTVPFWAVVLAAVPLPIFIFLLFYLRQRDVYDLHASILGLLFSDLITGVITDAIKNAVGRPRPDFFWRCFPDGQDAYDRWGNVICHGDKHLIMHGHKSFPSGHTSWAFAGLGFLSLYLSGKIKVFDRRGHVAKLCLVVLPLLIASLVAVSRVDDYRHHWQDVFAGGLIGLVVATVCYLQFFPPPYHVNGWMTYAYLRVLEELRANMDNGQVNGQAAEVEIQPNQMNNNSAKAGTSSLPDEDIESGRR; from the exons ATGCCGTCGCTGGATTCCGAATCCAACTATTGTTCTAGAATTTTCCGAGCTTCTTTCAAGTCTCAG AGGCGCAATTCCGGTGATAGGTTTTCTCAACTAGATTCTCCTTTGATCGGCTCCAACCCCCACCAG AGTGAAATGTGGCAAGCGAGGGATGGAGCTCATACCGTGAGGTCTCATGGAGTCAGAGTAGCAAAGATACATATGCATGATTGGCTAATACTTGTGTTGCTTGGTTTTCTTATACTTAGTCTGAATGTCATCCATCCCTTTTATCGCTTTGTTGGGAAGGATATGATGTCCGATCTCAAATATCCTCATAAGAACAACACAGTTCCTTTTTGGGCTGTAGTG CTAGCTGCAGTTCCATTGCCGATTTTCATTTTCCTACTATTCTATCTTCGCCAAAGAGATGTATATGATCTTCATGCTTCCATTCTAG GACTCCTATTTTCTGACCTCATAACGGGGGTCATAACTGATGCGATAAAAAATGCGGTTGGCCGCCCTCGGCCTGACTTCTTTTGGCGATGCTTTCCAGATGGACAGGAT GCATACGATCGATGGGGAAATGTAATCTGCCATGGTGACAAACATCTCATAATGCATGGGCATAAGAGTTTTCCCAGTGGGCATACTTCAT GGGCATTTGCTGGCTTGGGCTTCTTGTCTCTATATTTATCAGGGAAGATAAAGGTGTTTGATCGCAGAGGCCATGTTGCCAAACTGTGCCTGGTTGTGCTCCCTCTACTCATTGCGTCTCTGGTTGCCGTTTCTCGTGTGGATGACTATCGGCACCACTGGCAGGATGTGTTCGCAGGAGGTTTGATAG GTCTAGTAGTTGCTACTGTCTGCTATTTGCAGTTCTTTCCACCTCCATATCATGTCAATG GTTGGATGACTTACGCCTACTTGCGCGTGTTGGAGGAGCTGAGAGCCAATATGGACAATGGTCAGGTCAACGGGCAGGCTGCCGAGGTCGAAATCCAGCCAAATCAAATGAACAACAATTCTGCCAAGGCTGGTACATCCAGCTTGCCAGATGAAGATATCGAATCTGGAAGAAGATAG
- the LOC125209640 gene encoding probable pectinesterase/pectinesterase inhibitor 51: MAAFLSLTLLFLLIAHSSCSIIHDACKASRDPLRCQDWLSLSGHVPPNATALQLIQSSLQAISTDVKKGGAMLQDILASSAGNPNRTAAAQSCLEMVRYAEYRADLVARALHRGETKEARAWMSGSLGYKYDCWSALKYVNDTSQVVKTMSFFDSTLICCSSATLAMLVNYDLYGEKTGSWGPVRTERDGFWEPVSGSKPGSGGGVPRGLKADVVVCKGGGRCDYDTVQNAVDRAPSGSDKRFVIWIKTGVYEETVLVGLDKRNVFFLGDGMGKTVITGSKNAGQPGMSTYRSFTVGVLGDGFMASNITFQNTAGPKTYQAVAFRSDSDRSIIENCEFLGNQDTLYAHSMRQYYKSCRIQGNVDFIFGNAAAFFKDCHILVAPRQQKPEKGEKNAVTAHGRTDPAQSIGFVFQNCVVNGTEAYMALFRSNPKVHTNFLGRPWKAYSRTVFISCDLEAIVTSDGWMPWDGDSGLKTLYYGEYKNAGAGSGTSGRVRWSSQIPAEHVASYSVGNFVQGDQWIHGI; this comes from the exons ATGGCAGCATTTCTCTCCCTAACCCTCCTCTTTCTCCTCATCGCCCACTCCTCGTGTAGCATCATCCACGACGCCTGCAAAGCCTCACGTGACCCTCTCCGATGCCAGGACTGGCTCTCCCTCTCCGGTCACGTGCCTCCCAACGCCACCGCTTTGCAGCTCATCCAATCATCGCTCCAAGCCATCTCCACCGATGTCAAAAAGGGCGGAGCAATGCTCCAAGACATCCTCGCCTCCTCCGCCGGCAACCCCAACCGCACCGCCGCCGCCCAGAGCTGCCTCGAGATGGTGCGTTACGCTGAATACCGAGCCGACCTCGTCGCCCGGGCCCTGCACCGCGGCGAGACCAAGGAGGCGCGCGCCTGGATGAGCGGCTCGCTCGGGTACAAGTACGACTGCTGGTCGGCGCTCAAGTACGTCAACGACACGTCCCAGGTGGTCAAAACGATGTCGTTCTTCGATTCTACCTTGATCTGCTGCAGCAGCGCCACTCTGGCGATGCTGGTCAACTATGATTTGTATGGTGAGAAAACCGGTTCTTGGGGCCCGGTCCGGACCGAGCGGGATGGCTTCTGGGAACCGGTTTCCGGTTCTAAACCCGGTTCCGGTGGTGGCGTGCCGCGGGGGTTGAAGGCTGATGTGGTGGTGTGCAAGGGCGGAGGCAGGTGCGACTACGACACGGTGCAGAATGCGGTCGACAGGGCGCCTTCCGGTTCGGATAAGCGGTTCGTGATTTGGATAAAAACCGGGGTTTATGAGGAGACGGTTTTGGTGGGATTGGATAAGAGGAATGTGTTTTTCTTGGGAGATGGGATGGGCAAAACGGTCATTACCGGGTCGAAAAATGCTGGCCAGCCCGGGATGTCCACATACCGGTCCTTCACTGTTG GAGTTCTTGGAGATGGATTCATGGCAAGTAACATTACCTTCCAAAACACAGCTGGCCCGAAAACTTATCAAGCTGTGGCATTCCGATCCGACAGCGACCGCTCCATCATCGAAAACTGCGAATTCCTCGGCAATCAAGACACTCTCTACGCACACAGCATGCGACAGTACTACAAATCCTGCCGCATCCAAGGGAACGTCGACTTCATCTTCGGTAATGCAGCCGCATTCTTCAAGGACTGCCACATCCTCGTTGCTCCGCGCCAGCAAAAGCCCGAGAAAGGCGAGAAAAATGCTGTCACGGCCCACGGGAGGACGGACCCTGCCCAGTCAATAGGGTTCGTCTTCCAAAATTGTGTGGTCAACGGAACAGAGGCCTACATGGCTCTGTTCCGCAGCAATCCGAAGGTGCACACTAATTTCTTGGGGAGGCCGTGGAAGGCCTACTCGAGGACTGTTTTTATCTCGTGTGATTTGGAAGCTATTGTTACATCAGATGGATGGATGCCGTGGGACGGGGATTCTGGGTTGAAGACTTTGTACTATGGAGAGTACAAGAATGCCGGAGCCGGATCGGGCACGTCGGGAAGAGTACGGTGGAGCAGCCAGATTCCGGCGGAGCATGTTGCGTCTTATTCCGTTGGAAATTTCGTTCAAGGAGATCAGTGGATTCATGGCATATAA
- the LOC125211735 gene encoding probable pectinesterase/pectinesterase inhibitor 51: protein MAAFVSLSLLFLFLIAHSSCSCSIIHDACKASRDPPACEDWLTRFGHVPPNATALQLIQSSLRLISSDLKKGRVLVQDILKSSVGDPNRTAAAQSCLEDVTSFAYRADLVAGALSRRQNREARAWMSCTLGYKYDCWSALLTNTSKVDKTMSVFNSTLIGGGSATLAMLVNYDLYGEKTGSWGPVRTERDGFWEPVSGSKPGSGGGVPRGLKADVVVCKGGGGCDFDTVQKAVDKAPSGSDKRFVIWIKAGVYEETVVVGLDKRNVVFLGDGMGKTVITGSKNAGQPWVGTYRSATVGVNGDGFMASNITFQNTAGPETYQAVAFRSNSDRSIIENCEFLSNQDTLYPHSMRQYYKSCRIQGNIDFIFGNAAAVFENCHILVAPRQQNPEKGEKNAITAQGRTDPAMSTGFVFQNCVVNGTEAYMALFRSNPKVHTNFLGRPWKPYSRTVFIACNLEAIVTSDGWMPWDGDSGLKTLYYGEYKNAGARSGTSGRVQWSSQIPAEHVASYSVGNFIQGDQWIH from the exons ATGGCAGCATTTGTCTCTCTGAGTCTCCTCTTTCTCTTCCTCATCGCCCACTCCTCGTGTTCGTGTAGCATCATCCACGACGCTTGCAAGGCCTCACGTGACCCTCCCGCGTGCGAGGATTGGCTCACCCGCTTCGGTCACGTGCCTCCCAACGCCACCGCGTTGCAGCTCATCCAATCGTCGCTCCGCCTCATCTCCAGCGATCTCAAAAAGGGCCGTGTTTTGGTCCAAGACATCCTCAAATCCTCCGTCGGAGATCCCAACCGCACCGCCGCCGCCCAGAGCTGCCTTGAGGATGTGACTTCCTTCGCGTACCGGGCCGATCTCGTCGCCGGAGCTCTGAGCCGCCGCCAGAACAGGGAGGCGCGCGCATGGATGAGCTGTACCCTGGGGTACAAGTACGACTGCTGGTCGGCGCTCCTGACCAACACGTCGAAAGTGGATAAAACGATGTCGGTTTTCAATTCTACTCTGATCGGCGGCGGCAGCGCCACTCTGGCGATGCTGGTCAACTATGATTTGTATGGTGAGAAAACCGGTTCTTGGGGCCCGGTCCGGACCGAGCGGGATGGCTTCTGGGAACCGGTTTCCGGTTCTAAACCCGGTTCCGGTGGTGGCGTGCCGCGGGGGTTGAAGGCCGATGTGGTGGTGTGCAAGGGCGGAGGCGGGTGCGACTTTGATACGGTGCAGAAGGCGGTCGACAAGGCGCCATCCGGTTCGGATAAGCGGTTCGTGATATGGATAAAAGCCGGGGTGTATGAGGAGACGGTTGTGGTGGGATTGGATAAGAGGAATGTGGTTTTCTTAGGAGATGGGATGGGCAAAACGGTCATTACCGGCTCCAAGAATGCTGGCCAGCCTTGGGTGGGTACATACCGGTCCGCCACCGTTG GAGTTAATGGAGATGGATTCATGGCAAGCAACATAACCTTCCAAAACACAGCAGGCCCCGAAACTTACCAAGCTGTAGCATTCCGATCCAACAGCGATCGCTCCATCATTGAAAACTGCGAATTCCTCAGCAATCAAGACACTCTCTACCCACACAGCATGCGCCAGTACTACAAATCCTGCCGCATCCAGGGGAACATCGACTTCATCTTCGGCAACGCTGCAGCAGTCTTTGAGAACTGCCACATCCTCGTTGCTCCCCGGCAACAAAACCCCGAGAAAGGCGAGAAAAATGCCATTACTGCCCAAGGGAGGACGGACCCTGCCATGTCAACAGGGTTCGTCTTCCAAAATTGTGTGGTCAACGGAACAGAGGCCTACATGGCTCTGTTCCGCAGCAATCCGAAGGTGCACACTAATTTCTTGGGGAGGCCGTGGAAGCCCTACTCGAGGACTGTTTTTATCGCGTGTAATTTGGAAGCTATTGTTACATCAGATGGATGGATGCCGTGGGACGGGGATTCTGGGTTGAAGACTTTGTACTATGGAGAGTACAAGAATGCCGGTGCCAGATCGGGCACGTCAGGAAGAGTACAGTGGAGCAGCCAGATTCCGGCGGAACATGTTGCGTCTTATTCTGTTGGAAATTTCATTCAAGGAGATCAGTGGATTCACTGA
- the LOC125210664 gene encoding putative lipid phosphate phosphatase 3, chloroplastic isoform X3 translates to MSQIKSEMWQARDGAHTVRSHGVRVAKIHMHDWLILVLLGFLILSLNVIHPFYRFVGKDMMSDLKYPHKNNTVPFWAVVLAAVPLPIFIFLLFYLRQRDVYDLHASILGLLFSDLITGVITDAIKNAVGRPRPDFFWRCFPDGQDAYDRWGNVICHGDKHLIMHGHKSFPSGHTSWAFAGLGFLSLYLSGKIKVFDRRGHVAKLCLVVLPLLIASLVAVSRVDDYRHHWQDVFAGGLIGLVVATVCYLQFFPPPYHVNGWMTYAYLRVLEELRANMDNGQVNGQAAEVEIQPNQMNNNSAKAGTSSLPDEDIESGRR, encoded by the exons ATGTCGCAAATCAAG AGTGAAATGTGGCAAGCGAGGGATGGAGCTCATACCGTGAGGTCTCATGGAGTCAGAGTAGCAAAGATACATATGCATGATTGGCTAATACTTGTGTTGCTTGGTTTTCTTATACTTAGTCTGAATGTCATCCATCCCTTTTATCGCTTTGTTGGGAAGGATATGATGTCCGATCTCAAATATCCTCATAAGAACAACACAGTTCCTTTTTGGGCTGTAGTG CTAGCTGCAGTTCCATTGCCGATTTTCATTTTCCTACTATTCTATCTTCGCCAAAGAGATGTATATGATCTTCATGCTTCCATTCTAG GACTCCTATTTTCTGACCTCATAACGGGGGTCATAACTGATGCGATAAAAAATGCGGTTGGCCGCCCTCGGCCTGACTTCTTTTGGCGATGCTTTCCAGATGGACAGGAT GCATACGATCGATGGGGAAATGTAATCTGCCATGGTGACAAACATCTCATAATGCATGGGCATAAGAGTTTTCCCAGTGGGCATACTTCAT GGGCATTTGCTGGCTTGGGCTTCTTGTCTCTATATTTATCAGGGAAGATAAAGGTGTTTGATCGCAGAGGCCATGTTGCCAAACTGTGCCTGGTTGTGCTCCCTCTACTCATTGCGTCTCTGGTTGCCGTTTCTCGTGTGGATGACTATCGGCACCACTGGCAGGATGTGTTCGCAGGAGGTTTGATAG GTCTAGTAGTTGCTACTGTCTGCTATTTGCAGTTCTTTCCACCTCCATATCATGTCAATG GTTGGATGACTTACGCCTACTTGCGCGTGTTGGAGGAGCTGAGAGCCAATATGGACAATGGTCAGGTCAACGGGCAGGCTGCCGAGGTCGAAATCCAGCCAAATCAAATGAACAACAATTCTGCCAAGGCTGGTACATCCAGCTTGCCAGATGAAGATATCGAATCTGGAAGAAGATAG